A genome region from Ottowia testudinis includes the following:
- a CDS encoding redoxin domain-containing protein, which yields MPRLRRAWRGHLGTLAMVLAVLLGAHAWQTRHVPRGPAPDFSALAVSVEDGAALSLAQWRAAHPGQPVALHFWADWCAICKLEQHSVSRVAADWPVLTVAMQSGDVAAVRRTLGQRSLNWPTVIDPDGALAARYGFRAVPAWVVIDSKGRISASSVGYTSEAGMRLRLWWAGV from the coding sequence ATGCCTCGCCTGCGCCGCGCCTGGCGCGGACACCTGGGCACGCTGGCGATGGTGCTGGCCGTGCTGCTGGGCGCGCACGCCTGGCAGACGCGCCACGTGCCGCGCGGGCCAGCGCCCGATTTCAGCGCGCTGGCCGTCAGCGTGGAGGACGGCGCGGCGCTAAGCCTGGCGCAATGGCGCGCCGCCCATCCCGGCCAGCCGGTGGCGCTGCACTTCTGGGCCGACTGGTGCGCGATCTGCAAGCTGGAGCAGCACAGCGTCAGCCGCGTGGCGGCCGATTGGCCGGTGCTGACGGTGGCCATGCAGTCGGGTGATGTGGCGGCGGTGCGGCGCACCCTGGGCCAACGCAGCTTGAACTGGCCCACCGTGATCGACCCCGATGGCGCGCTTGCCGCGCGCTACGGCTTTCGCGCCGTGCCGGCCTGGGTGGTCATCGATTCAAAGGGTCGCATCAGCGCCAGCAGCGTGGGCTACACCAGCGAGGCCGGCATGCGGCTGCGGCTGTGGTGGGCGGGCGTTTGA
- a CDS encoding IS110 family transposase → MSESVFIGIDVASQTLEVASSAQASTWQVSNDSAGIEQLAQQLKALEPALVVLEATGGYEFEAACALQAAGLAVAVVNPRQARDFARAMGALAKTDALDARVLAAFAQVLHQHPERERFVKPLADAQLQRLQALVLRRRQIVQMLTAERQRLRLSHAAARPSIERVIELLKRELGDCDALVAEHVQQQHAELAAALSSVPGVGAATVAVLLAEMPELGTLDRRGVAALAGVAPLNRDSGQMRGRRCIWGGREQVRRTLYMAALVSSRHNPLIKAFYERLLAAGKPKKVALVACMRKLLTMLNAIAKSKQMWNPAMHGG, encoded by the coding sequence ATGTCTGAATCTGTATTCATCGGTATTGACGTGGCCAGCCAAACGCTCGAAGTGGCCAGCAGCGCCCAGGCCAGCACCTGGCAAGTGAGCAACGACAGCGCTGGCATCGAGCAACTGGCCCAGCAGTTGAAGGCCCTTGAGCCCGCTCTGGTGGTGCTTGAAGCCACCGGCGGCTACGAGTTCGAGGCCGCCTGCGCGCTGCAAGCGGCCGGTCTGGCGGTGGCCGTGGTCAATCCACGCCAGGCGCGGGACTTTGCCCGTGCCATGGGCGCGCTGGCCAAGACCGACGCGCTGGATGCACGCGTGCTGGCCGCGTTTGCCCAGGTGCTGCACCAGCACCCCGAGCGCGAGCGCTTCGTCAAGCCGCTGGCCGATGCCCAGCTGCAACGGCTGCAGGCGCTGGTGCTGCGCCGCCGCCAGATCGTGCAGATGCTCACCGCCGAGCGGCAAAGGCTGCGGCTGTCGCACGCAGCGGCGCGCCCGAGCATCGAGCGGGTGATTGAGCTGCTCAAGCGCGAGCTGGGTGACTGCGATGCGCTGGTGGCTGAACATGTCCAGCAGCAGCATGCCGAACTGGCTGCGGCCTTGAGCAGCGTGCCGGGCGTGGGCGCCGCCACGGTAGCGGTGTTGCTGGCCGAGATGCCGGAGCTGGGCACGCTGGATCGGCGTGGTGTGGCAGCCTTGGCAGGCGTGGCGCCGCTCAATCGCGATTCGGGTCAGATGCGCGGGCGCCGCTGCATCTGGGGCGGGCGCGAGCAGGTGCGACGCACGCTGTACATGGCCGCGCTGGTGAGCTCGCGTCATAACCCGCTGATCAAGGCTTTCTATGAGCGCCTGCTGGCGGCAGGAAAGCCCAAGAAGGTGGCGCTGGTGGCATGCATGCGCAAGCTGCTGACGATGCTCAACGCCATCGCCAAAAGCAAGCAAATGTGGAATCCTGCAATGCATGGGGGTTGA
- a CDS encoding IS5 family transposase (programmed frameshift) yields MRERYDSDISREKFAEILPLLQSVRRRTKPVTVDLYEVFCAILYLLRTGCQWRMLPREFPKWVTVHSYYAKWSAPDEQGVSALERALKNQVGAARGRQGRSACSTFLIVDAQSVKNTDTAGFKGYDAGKKVSGIKRHIAVDTQGLPHAVAVTTADVTDRKGALQALRRCKCSLSKVQSLLCDSSYLGKPFAQGVKQILGEQVSVQIAKRSELHTFKVMPQRWVVERSFAWLEKNRRLWKNCERSLNSSLQMVHLAFLALLLRRS; encoded by the exons ATGAGAGAGCGGTATGACAGCGACATTAGCCGAGAGAAATTTGCAGAGATTTTGCCCCTGTTGCAAAGCGTGCGCAGGCGCACCAAGCCGGTGACGGTGGATTTGTACGAGGTGTTCTGCGCCATCTTGTACCTGCTGCGCACAGGCTGCCAGTGGCGCATGCTGCCGCGTGAATTTCCTAAATGGGTGACAGTGCACTCGTACTACGCCAAATGGAGTGCTCCCGATGAGCAAGGCGTCAGCGCACTTGAGCGGGCTTTAAAAAATCAGGTTGGCGCGGCCCGTGGCAGA CAGGGGCGCAGCGCATGCAGCACGTTCTTGATCGTGGACGCGCAGAGCGTGAAGAACACGGACACAGCAGGCTTCAAGGGCTATGACGCAGGCAAGAAAGTCTCGGGAATAAAGCGCCACATCGCGGTGGATACCCAGGGGTTGCCACACGCAGTGGCGGTGACCACGGCGGACGTGACCGACCGCAAAGGCGCCTTGCAGGCGCTGCGCCGCTGCAAGTGCAGTCTGAGCAAGGTACAAAGCCTGCTGTGCGACAGCAGCTATCTGGGAAAGCCTTTTGCGCAGGGCGTCAAGCAAATCCTGGGCGAGCAGGTCAGCGTGCAGATTGCCAAGCGAAGCGAGTTGCACACCTTCAAGGTCATGCCCCAGCGCTGGGTGGTCGAGCGCAGCTTTGCGTGGCTGGAGAAAAACCGACGTCTGTGGAAAAACTGCGAACGCAGCCTCAACAGCAGTTTGCAAATGGTGCATCTGGCGTTTCTGGCTTTACTGTTGCGGAGATCGTAG
- the sbcB gene encoding exodeoxyribonuclease I, with amino-acid sequence MSASTFLWHDYETFGARPRRDRPAQFAAIRTDAELNEIGEPLMLYCQPALDVLPDPESCLITGITPQECAAKGVPEHEFARRINDALAEAHTIGVGYNSIRFDDEVTRHLLWRNLRDPYAREWQNGCGRWDVLDVVRTAHALRPEGIEWPVGDDGHTTFRLEKLSAANGLAHDAAHDALSDVRATLALARLLRQTNAKLFDFCLSLHKKERVAQELRLPTTLQDARPFLHVSGMFGAARGSLAVMAPLAMHPTNKNELLAWDLAADPAELADLKPEQIRERLFTPSAELPEGVARLPIKGVHLNKSPVVIGNLKTLRPERAEHWGIDLGAAERHFERLRALPDMSALWPQVYARPAVGEPVDVDEDLYGGFVGNADRRRLNDLLRLPPAELALARAGFDDPRLGELLWRYRARNFPGTLTEPERARWAEHRAARLIEGEGGALTLQAFFDRIDSLAEATDDARAHGVLEALYEWGEHIAPDV; translated from the coding sequence ATGAGCGCAAGCACTTTTCTCTGGCACGACTACGAAACCTTCGGCGCCCGCCCGCGGCGCGACCGCCCGGCGCAGTTTGCCGCCATCCGCACCGATGCCGAACTCAACGAGATCGGCGAGCCGCTGATGCTGTATTGCCAGCCCGCGCTCGACGTGCTGCCCGACCCCGAAAGCTGCCTGATCACCGGCATCACCCCGCAGGAATGCGCCGCCAAGGGCGTGCCCGAGCATGAATTTGCGCGCCGCATCAATGACGCGCTCGCTGAAGCCCACACCATCGGCGTGGGCTACAACTCGATCCGCTTCGACGACGAGGTGACGCGCCACCTGTTGTGGCGCAACCTGCGTGACCCCTATGCGCGCGAGTGGCAAAACGGCTGCGGCCGCTGGGATGTGCTGGACGTGGTGCGCACCGCCCACGCGCTGCGGCCCGAGGGCATCGAATGGCCGGTGGGCGACGACGGCCACACCACCTTTCGGCTTGAAAAACTCAGCGCCGCCAACGGCCTGGCGCACGACGCCGCGCACGATGCACTGTCCGACGTGCGCGCCACCCTCGCGCTGGCGCGGCTGCTGCGGCAGACCAACGCCAAGCTGTTCGACTTCTGCCTGTCGCTACACAAAAAAGAGCGCGTGGCGCAAGAACTGCGCCTCCCCACCACGCTGCAAGATGCGCGGCCCTTTTTGCACGTCAGCGGCATGTTCGGCGCCGCGCGCGGCAGCCTGGCCGTGATGGCGCCGCTGGCCATGCACCCCACCAACAAGAACGAACTACTCGCCTGGGATTTGGCCGCCGACCCTGCCGAACTGGCTGACCTGAAGCCCGAGCAAATCCGCGAGCGCCTGTTCACCCCCAGCGCCGAGCTGCCCGAGGGCGTGGCGCGGCTGCCCATCAAGGGCGTGCACCTGAACAAGTCGCCCGTCGTCATCGGCAACCTCAAGACCTTGCGGCCCGAGCGAGCCGAGCACTGGGGCATCGACCTGGGCGCGGCCGAGCGCCACTTTGAACGACTGCGCGCGCTGCCCGACATGAGCGCGCTGTGGCCCCAGGTGTACGCGCGCCCCGCCGTCGGTGAGCCGGTGGACGTCGATGAAGACCTGTACGGCGGCTTTGTTGGCAACGCCGACCGCCGCCGCCTGAACGACTTGTTGCGCCTGCCGCCTGCCGAGCTGGCGCTGGCCCGCGCCGGCTTTGACGATCCGCGCCTGGGCGAGCTGCTGTGGCGCTACCGGGCGCGCAACTTCCCAGGCACGCTGACCGAGCCCGAGCGCGCGCGCTGGGCCGAACACCGCGCCGCGCGTTTGATCGAGGGCGAGGGCGGCGCGCTGACGCTGCAAGCCTTCTTCGACCGCATCGACAGCCTGGCCGAGGCCACCGACGACGCGCGCGCCCACGGCGTGCTGGAAGCGCTGTACGAATGGGGTGAGCACATTGCGCCTGATGTTTGA
- a CDS encoding TRAP transporter substrate-binding protein has protein sequence MALALGAAASAAMAQSPLTFKFGYGLKEDSNQGRAARVFAERVSQLSGGRLKMEPVGAAKLGSDDAMQKAVSAGTQEMMVGSTATLVSVVKEMALWDAPFLFNGVDEADFLLDGAIGQQIMGKLPDKGFVGLVYWENGFRNLTNSKRPINSLGDLSGLKLRVMQNDTFIKAFRTLGADARPMAFAELDAALRSGAMDGQENPFNTILSSKFYESQKYLSITNHVYSPWIVLASKKWWDKLPKADQEIIQQAATQARDFERRDTREEADRALKNLVEKGMQVNVPTFGELSRMRNRMDHIYARDIGEKVGLPLLLQVQNELIGYRDRKRK, from the coding sequence ATGGCGCTGGCCCTGGGTGCCGCGGCCAGTGCCGCGATGGCGCAAAGTCCACTGACATTCAAGTTCGGCTACGGCCTGAAGGAAGACAGCAACCAGGGGCGCGCGGCGCGCGTGTTCGCCGAACGCGTGTCGCAACTGTCCGGTGGCCGATTGAAGATGGAGCCCGTGGGGGCCGCCAAGCTCGGCAGCGATGACGCCATGCAGAAAGCCGTGTCGGCCGGCACGCAGGAAATGATGGTCGGCTCCACTGCCACTCTGGTCAGCGTGGTCAAGGAAATGGCCTTGTGGGATGCCCCGTTCCTGTTCAACGGCGTGGATGAGGCCGATTTCCTGCTGGATGGCGCCATCGGACAGCAAATCATGGGCAAGTTGCCGGACAAGGGCTTCGTGGGGCTGGTGTACTGGGAAAACGGCTTTCGCAACCTCACCAACAGCAAGCGGCCGATCAATAGCCTGGGTGATCTGTCGGGGCTGAAGCTGCGCGTGATGCAGAACGACACCTTCATCAAGGCTTTCCGCACCTTGGGCGCCGATGCCCGGCCGATGGCGTTTGCCGAACTGGACGCTGCCTTGCGCTCGGGCGCGATGGATGGGCAGGAGAATCCCTTCAACACCATCCTGTCGAGCAAGTTCTACGAATCGCAGAAATACCTGTCCATCACCAACCACGTGTACAGCCCGTGGATCGTGCTGGCCAGCAAGAAGTGGTGGGACAAGCTCCCCAAGGCCGACCAGGAGATCATCCAGCAGGCCGCCACGCAGGCGCGCGATTTCGAGCGTCGCGATACCCGCGAGGAGGCGGACCGTGCGCTTAAGAACCTGGTGGAGAAAGGCATGCAAGTGAACGTGCCGACCTTCGGGGAGCTCAGCCGCATGCGCAACCGAATGGACCACATCTACGCTCGCGACATCGGCGAGAAGGTCGGCCTGCCGCTGTTGCTGCAGGTGCAGAACGAGCTCATCGGCTACCGCGACCGCAAGCGCAAGTAA
- the eda gene encoding bifunctional 4-hydroxy-2-oxoglutarate aldolase/2-dehydro-3-deoxy-phosphogluconate aldolase, with protein sequence MNLINDPLQLASHGPVIPVIVIERVQEALPLAEALLAGGVSVLEVTLRTEAALPAIAQLAKTLPEAIVGAGTLRCAADAQRAKDAGARFAVSPGYTPALGAACRALQLPLLPGVATSSEVMTALDDGFSFLKLFPAAAVGGHALLKSWASPFAGVHFCPTGGITPANAPQYLQLSNVRCVGGSWLLPGDAVRAGDWARVTQLARAAQALRPA encoded by the coding sequence ATGAACCTGATCAACGACCCTTTGCAACTGGCCAGCCATGGTCCCGTCATCCCCGTCATTGTCATCGAGCGCGTGCAGGAGGCGCTGCCGCTGGCCGAGGCGCTGCTGGCCGGCGGCGTGAGCGTGCTGGAGGTCACCTTGCGCACCGAGGCGGCGCTGCCCGCCATCGCGCAACTGGCCAAGACGCTGCCGGAGGCCATCGTCGGCGCCGGCACGCTGCGCTGCGCGGCCGATGCCCAGCGCGCCAAGGACGCCGGGGCGCGGTTCGCCGTCAGCCCCGGCTACACGCCCGCGCTGGGCGCGGCTTGCCGTGCGCTGCAGCTTCCCCTGCTGCCCGGTGTCGCCACCAGCAGCGAAGTCATGACCGCGCTGGACGACGGCTTCAGCTTTCTCAAACTGTTCCCGGCCGCAGCCGTGGGCGGCCACGCGCTGCTCAAAAGCTGGGCCAGCCCGTTTGCCGGCGTCCACTTCTGCCCCACGGGGGGTATCACGCCGGCTAACGCGCCGCAATACCTGCAACTGTCCAACGTGCGCTGCGTGGGCGGCTCGTGGCTGCTGCCGGGCGACGCCGTGCGCGCGGGCGATTGGGCACGCGTGACCCAGCTGGCGCGCGCTGCGCAGGCACTGCGACCGGCTTGA
- the edd gene encoding phosphogluconate dehydratase, protein MNAHQPNPTVARVTQRIATRSAGLRADYLARLRTLAQRTRASDRMGCANIAHAVAALPAHDKLRIVEQRAPHIGIVTAYNDMLSAHRPYEDYPRILRDEAARLGCTVQVAGGVPAMCDGITQGMAGMELSLFSRDVIAQATAIALSHDVFDGALLMGVCDKIVPGLLIGALHYGQLPCVFVPAGPMSSGLSNQAKAAVREQFARGAVGRAELQAAENAAYHSAGTCTFYGTANSNQMLLDAMGLHLPGAAFMPPGTPERERLTRDALGTVLSITQRQRSTPIGELVDERCIVNAMVALLATGGSTNHLIHWVAVARAAGIVIDWGDFDELSQAVPLLARVYPNGSADVNQFQAAGGPPWVIRELLDAGLMHADVLSVNAGGLRTSAAPADVRSRDEGVLRPVANPFSRTGGLRLLQGNLGRAVIKVSAVPEDRHAIEAPARVFESQEAVLAAFQAGEFTHDVVVVVRFQGPQANGMPELHKLTPPLAVLQERRLRVALLTDGRMSGASGKVPAAIHATPEALAGGPLARLRDGDVVRLDAVAGTLDVQMDAAEWAARDAAVPTSGFLAEHAHGLGRELFANFRRHAGGAEQGACTWL, encoded by the coding sequence ATGAACGCCCATCAGCCAAACCCCACCGTGGCGCGCGTCACGCAGCGCATCGCCACGCGCAGCGCCGGCTTGCGCGCAGACTATCTGGCGCGCCTGCGCACCTTGGCGCAGCGCACACGCGCCAGCGACCGCATGGGCTGCGCCAACATCGCGCACGCCGTGGCCGCGCTGCCGGCCCATGACAAGCTGCGCATCGTGGAGCAGCGCGCGCCCCACATTGGCATCGTCACGGCCTATAACGACATGCTGTCGGCCCACCGCCCGTACGAGGACTACCCGCGCATCCTGCGCGACGAGGCCGCACGCCTGGGCTGCACGGTGCAGGTGGCCGGTGGGGTGCCCGCCATGTGCGACGGCATCACGCAGGGCATGGCGGGGATGGAGCTGAGTCTGTTCTCGCGCGACGTGATTGCGCAGGCCACGGCCATCGCGCTCAGCCACGACGTGTTCGACGGCGCGCTGCTGATGGGCGTGTGCGACAAGATCGTGCCCGGGCTGCTGATCGGCGCGCTGCATTATGGGCAACTGCCGTGCGTTTTCGTGCCCGCTGGGCCGATGTCTTCCGGCCTGTCCAACCAGGCCAAGGCCGCCGTGCGCGAGCAGTTCGCACGCGGCGCCGTGGGCCGCGCCGAACTGCAGGCGGCCGAGAACGCGGCTTACCACAGCGCCGGCACCTGCACCTTTTATGGCACCGCTAATTCCAACCAGATGCTGCTCGATGCCATGGGTCTGCACCTGCCGGGCGCTGCCTTCATGCCGCCCGGCACGCCCGAGCGCGAACGGCTCACCCGCGACGCGCTCGGTACCGTGTTGTCGATCACCCAGCGCCAGCGCTCCACGCCGATTGGCGAATTGGTGGATGAACGCTGTATCGTCAACGCCATGGTGGCGCTGCTGGCCACGGGCGGCTCCACCAACCACCTGATCCACTGGGTGGCGGTGGCGCGCGCGGCCGGCATCGTGATCGACTGGGGCGACTTCGACGAACTTTCGCAGGCCGTGCCACTGCTGGCGCGCGTCTACCCCAACGGCAGCGCCGATGTGAACCAGTTTCAGGCCGCCGGCGGCCCGCCCTGGGTGATTCGCGAACTGCTGGACGCGGGGCTGATGCACGCCGACGTGCTGAGCGTGAACGCCGGCGGCCTGCGCACCAGCGCGGCGCCAGCCGATGTGCGCTCTCGGGATGAGGGCGTGCTGCGCCCGGTGGCCAATCCATTCAGTCGCACGGGTGGCTTGCGGCTGCTGCAAGGCAACCTGGGCCGCGCCGTCATCAAGGTGTCGGCCGTGCCGGAAGATCGCCACGCCATCGAGGCGCCCGCGCGCGTGTTCGAATCGCAAGAGGCCGTGCTGGCCGCCTTTCAGGCGGGCGAGTTCACGCACGACGTGGTGGTGGTGGTGCGCTTTCAAGGCCCACAGGCCAACGGCATGCCCGAGCTGCACAAGCTCACGCCGCCTTTGGCCGTGCTGCAGGAACGCAGGCTGCGCGTGGCGCTGCTCACCGACGGGCGCATGAGCGGCGCCTCGGGCAAGGTGCCGGCCGCCATTCACGCCACGCCCGAAGCGCTGGCCGGCGGCCCGCTGGCGCGCCTACGCGATGGCGACGTGGTGCGGCTCGATGCCGTGGCCGGGACGCTCGATGTTCAGATGGATGCCGCCGAGTGGGCCGCGCGCGACGCCGCCGTACCGACGTCCGGGTTTCTGGCCGAGCACGCCCACGGCCTGGGGCGCGAGCTGTTCGCCAACTTCCGCCGTCACGCGGGCGGGGCCGAGCAGGGGGCCTGCACGTGGCTGTGA
- a CDS encoding LacI family DNA-binding transcriptional regulator, with translation MPPSSKPSRATGRVTLAHVAERAGVSPITVSRALRGVASVDPALAARVQEAVAALGYVPDSAARALASRTSAHVTVLVPLLSNALFIELVDAAQAVFHAAGFQMLMGVTHYDPAEEEQLLREQLAHRPAGLLLTGFGQTAATQRLVAGGVPVVHVMETRRRAGVHSVGFSQTAAAAALTRHLIQRGRRRIAFVAVQMDARTLQRRRGWQAALHAAGLDAAGLSFEDPRASSMALGAELLARVLAERPDVDSIFFCNDDLAQGALLEALRRGIAVPGRLAVAGFNDLPGSDQMVPPLTTVRTPRRDIGTQAAQRLLALIRGDDVHPAALDVGYTLVVRDSA, from the coding sequence GTGCCCCCTTCATCCAAGCCGTCCCGGGCCACCGGCCGCGTCACATTGGCGCACGTGGCCGAGCGGGCGGGCGTCAGCCCCATCACGGTGTCGCGTGCACTGCGCGGCGTGGCCAGCGTCGATCCCGCCTTGGCCGCCCGCGTGCAAGAGGCCGTGGCCGCGCTGGGCTACGTGCCCGATTCGGCAGCGCGCGCGCTGGCCTCGCGCACCAGCGCGCACGTCACGGTGCTGGTGCCGCTGCTGTCCAACGCGCTGTTCATTGAACTGGTGGATGCCGCGCAAGCCGTGTTCCACGCGGCTGGGTTCCAGATGCTGATGGGCGTGACGCACTACGACCCGGCCGAAGAAGAGCAACTGCTGCGCGAGCAGCTGGCGCACCGCCCGGCGGGCTTGCTGCTGACCGGCTTCGGGCAGACAGCCGCCACGCAGCGCCTGGTGGCCGGCGGCGTGCCGGTGGTGCACGTGATGGAAACGCGCCGCCGCGCCGGGGTGCACAGCGTGGGCTTTTCGCAGACCGCCGCCGCCGCCGCGCTCACGCGGCACCTCATTCAACGCGGCCGGCGGCGCATTGCCTTCGTGGCGGTGCAGATGGACGCGCGCACGCTGCAGCGCCGGCGCGGCTGGCAGGCTGCGCTGCATGCGGCGGGCCTGGACGCGGCCGGGCTGTCGTTCGAAGACCCGCGCGCGTCCAGCATGGCGCTGGGCGCCGAGCTGCTGGCCCGTGTGCTGGCCGAGCGGCCCGACGTGGACTCCATCTTCTTCTGCAATGACGACCTGGCGCAAGGCGCATTGCTGGAGGCGCTGCGCCGCGGCATCGCCGTGCCGGGGCGGCTGGCCGTGGCCGGCTTCAACGATCTGCCCGGCAGCGACCAGATGGTGCCGCCCCTCACCACGGTGCGCACGCCGCGGCGCGACATCGGCACCCAGGCCGCGCAGCGCCTGCTGGCGCTGATCCGCGGCGACGATGTGCACCCCGCCGCGCTGGACGTGGGCTACACCCTGGTCGTCCGGGACAGCGCATGA
- a CDS encoding gluconokinase, translating to MSSVVVMGVAGCGKSTVAQALAQALGWPLLEGDDFHSDASRAKMSQGVPLTDADRAGWLETLAAHLALARANGRPLVLTCSALKRTYRDRLRAADAELRFAYLQIAPADAQARVQARAAAHFFSPTLVANQFATLESPADEAGVICLDALAPIDQLRDHAIHALGAAALAVQRA from the coding sequence ATGAGCAGTGTGGTGGTGATGGGGGTCGCGGGATGCGGCAAATCAACCGTGGCGCAGGCGCTGGCGCAGGCGCTGGGCTGGCCGCTGCTGGAAGGCGACGACTTTCACAGCGACGCCAGCCGCGCCAAGATGAGCCAGGGCGTGCCGCTGACGGATGCCGACCGCGCAGGCTGGCTGGAAACGCTGGCCGCCCATCTGGCGCTGGCGCGCGCCAACGGCCGCCCCCTGGTGCTGACCTGCTCCGCCCTCAAGCGCACCTATCGCGACCGCCTGCGCGCGGCCGACGCCGAACTGCGCTTTGCCTATCTGCAGATTGCGCCGGCCGATGCCCAGGCCCGCGTACAGGCGCGTGCCGCCGCTCACTTTTTTTCACCCACGCTGGTGGCCAACCAGTTCGCCACGCTGGAGAGCCCGGCAGACGAAGCCGGCGTGATTTGCCTGGACGCGCTGGCGCCCATCGATCAATTGCGCGACCACGCCATCCACGCCCTGGGCGCGGCAGCGCTCGCCGTGCAACGCGCCTGA
- a CDS encoding TRAP transporter small permease subunit: MERTATQPASWPRRLVWSFMAVCLGVMATLVFINVVLRYGFGTGIAATEELSRLLFVWMVFAGALAAYPAGEHMAFTSLVMLLRHRPMVMKAATALIRLLVIVACGLLAWGAWQQVVVGLGSHSVVLKYSTALLPLPALLCAVGIGLMAVWELVRGTPLDLGHGVEVE; the protein is encoded by the coding sequence ATGGAACGCACTGCAACCCAACCTGCATCGTGGCCGCGCCGGCTGGTCTGGTCCTTCATGGCCGTGTGCCTGGGCGTCATGGCCACGCTGGTGTTCATCAATGTGGTGCTGCGCTACGGTTTTGGCACCGGCATCGCCGCCACCGAGGAACTGTCGCGCCTGCTGTTCGTGTGGATGGTGTTTGCTGGTGCGCTGGCGGCCTATCCGGCCGGCGAGCACATGGCCTTCACCAGCCTGGTGATGCTGCTGAGACATCGCCCCATGGTCATGAAGGCCGCCACGGCGCTGATACGGCTGCTGGTCATCGTGGCTTGCGGGCTGCTGGCCTGGGGTGCGTGGCAGCAGGTGGTGGTGGGCTTGGGCAGCCATTCCGTGGTGCTGAAATATTCCACCGCGCTGCTGCCGCTGCCCGCGCTGCTGTGCGCCGTGGGCATCGGCCTGATGGCGGTATGGGAGCTGGTGCGCGGCACGCCGCTCGATCTGGGCCACGGCGTGGAAGTAGAGTGA
- a CDS encoding TRAP transporter large permease — MTPEALAFIVFIAGMLVLMGIGLNMALALLLTGAAMAWALGFWDTQLLAQNMVAGVDSFPLLAVPFFILAGELMNAGGISRRIIEMAQAWVGHIRGGLGYVAIGAAVLMASMSGSALADTAALATILLPMMRQQGYPMHTSAGLIASGGIIAPIIPPSMPFIIYGVTTNTSISQLFMSGIVPGIIMGVGLIVAWRYVLRDLTLPQGQPLPMADRFKATGRAFWALLMPLIIIGGMRTGVFTPTEAAVVAAVYALIIALFVHREMKLPAIGPVLVNAARTTAVVMFLCAGAQVASYMITLADLPSVLTSWLGPLVQHPRVLMAAMMIALVLIGTALDLTPTILIFAPVMLPIAVKAGIDPVYFGLMFILNGAIGLITPPVGTVLNVVAGVGRLSMHQVIKGVNPFLLAYLVILTLFTVFPQIVTAPLRWLH, encoded by the coding sequence ATGACGCCTGAAGCGCTCGCCTTCATCGTTTTCATCGCCGGCATGCTGGTGCTGATGGGCATCGGCCTGAACATGGCGCTGGCGCTGCTGCTGACCGGCGCCGCCATGGCCTGGGCGCTGGGCTTCTGGGATACGCAGCTGCTGGCGCAGAACATGGTGGCCGGGGTGGACAGCTTTCCGCTGCTGGCGGTGCCGTTCTTCATCCTGGCGGGCGAGTTGATGAACGCCGGCGGCATCAGCCGCCGCATCATCGAGATGGCGCAGGCCTGGGTGGGCCACATCCGCGGCGGGCTGGGCTATGTGGCCATCGGCGCCGCCGTGTTGATGGCCAGCATGAGCGGCTCGGCGCTGGCCGACACGGCCGCGCTGGCCACCATCCTGCTGCCCATGATGCGGCAGCAGGGCTACCCCATGCACACCTCGGCGGGGCTGATCGCCTCGGGTGGCATCATCGCGCCCATCATTCCGCCGTCGATGCCGTTCATCATCTACGGCGTCACCACCAACACCTCCATTTCACAACTGTTCATGTCGGGCATCGTGCCCGGCATCATCATGGGCGTGGGGCTGATCGTGGCCTGGCGCTACGTGCTGCGCGATCTCACGCTGCCGCAGGGCCAGCCGCTGCCGATGGCAGACCGTTTCAAGGCCACGGGCCGCGCCTTCTGGGCGCTGCTGATGCCGCTCATCATCATTGGTGGCATGCGCACCGGCGTATTCACACCGACTGAAGCGGCGGTGGTGGCGGCCGTGTACGCCTTGATCATTGCCCTGTTCGTGCACCGCGAAATGAAGCTGCCGGCCATCGGCCCGGTGCTGGTGAACGCCGCGCGCACCACGGCGGTGGTGATGTTCCTGTGCGCGGGTGCCCAGGTGGCCAGCTACATGATCACGCTGGCCGACCTGCCCAGCGTGCTGACCAGCTGGCTCGGCCCGCTGGTGCAGCACCCCCGCGTGCTGATGGCGGCCATGATGATTGCGCTGGTGCTGATTGGCACCGCGCTCGATCTGACGCCCACCATCCTGATTTTTGCCCCCGTGATGCTGCCGATTGCCGTCAAGGCCGGCATCGACCCGGTGTATTTCGGGCTGATGTTCATCCTGAACGGCGCCATTGGCCTGATCACGCCGCCCGTGGGCACGGTGCTGAACGTGGTGGCCGGCGTCGGCCGGCTGTCGATGCACCAGGTCATCAAGGGCGTCAACCCGTTCCTGCTGGCCTATCTGGTCATCCTGACGCTGTTCACTGTGTTCCCGCAAATCGTCACCGCGCCGCTGCGCTGGCTGCACTGA